From a single Athene noctua chromosome 2, bAthNoc1.hap1.1, whole genome shotgun sequence genomic region:
- the LOC141957028 gene encoding phthioceranic/hydroxyphthioceranic acid synthase-like — METETGDEIAVVGIGCNFPGGDGIDHFWKVLEEGKNCTVEIPPERFNAKEWYDPDDNKPGKICTTRAALLNEFNSFDNHLFGINNMEAERMDPQQKLLVECTYKALEDAGVPVEAVSGTKTGVFIGLMNRDYEIVTSRAVSEINHYDGTGTAMSIAANRVSFTFNLTGPSLAIDTACSSFLFALHYALRAIKSGDCEAAICGGVNCIIDPRTFVSLSKAKMISPEGISKPFSKKADGYGRGEGCGVVFLKPLKKAKEDYSKIWGVINISAVNQNGRSVTPITRPSQIEQEKLLRSIYETHVDPSVVQYIEAHGTGTAAGDPTEAESLGSVICKNRSSQASTLKIGSVKGNIGHTESAAGAAALIKVLLMMHHGKIVPSLHYSKEMSSIDTEKLNLAIPTTVEPWEESSEYGRVAGINCFGFGGTNAHVVVRQVKQLQPLPAFKRPLELVLLSAASSKSLQMTMADTADQLSSRNAITLPSLAYTSACRRSHANCRYRKAFVTNSLQHLQQEVMSAASAEAAMSKVGPQLVFVFCGNGVTLKEFSEALLSSEPVFRDKCEEVEALFQKHAPISLLPGRGHSPKDLLNPELSQPFLFTLQVALSSLLKYWGIKPVAAVGHSVGEVAAAHFAGYLSLADAVKVIYHRSRLQAKTARGRMLVVGNIPVQEIAEYLHPYLGRVCIAAFNSPVSCTLSGNSDSVDAVQRDLAQAFSQRHIFLQVLNVPAAYHSPSMDMILGELEENIQPVEKRKGEIEVISTLTGMAASESDFAQGKFWAQHTREPVAFSQAIRTAARDRENVVFVEISPHRALQRSIKETLGQDTKVFSSLQNGAEYQTLLSLVGNLFELGCNPNWQHLYNGYQSVPLAIPRYQFDRKKLMACLDIHQQANQRGVSSSHPLIYGVNNNNMEFGCLVSQDTTSYLYEHKNNGVALVPGAFYVELGLASVMSSSRPKVPLSICQMSIRFSAPCVLTQSSQVLSVKLSPQKAVTGFEIVSSSNAVYAAGQVTKGSEAVVEESTIAFQDIYQRCRSVISREEVYEALSQVGFQYGSIFRQLSDVYYCQELREAITNIKVNKETVREMYNYCIHPVLLDCFLQMTAVMTSRTFRSRAGFPSGIGSLVVLRPLEEEMMIYMRTSKSIGNCLEVCGCFMDKRGSVLAELKRVAITFMKEASSRDNEFMFENKWKELSLSQTIGHLGAMPRVLVFADKFGIAEQLRKYLHPDSRYVMYEDWEAPLEGHTQNKMRAEVEDYDEILFLWGIQKLNEYFPSKVVDQLAKCCEAYRQVIVALREKTSPCSVRVITYRTTERYVDHVNCGFALYGMTRTCVVEVPEITFQMIDLSSSSSLDISVLADALVKYKGVDYPEVCISQGRIYVAEIRRTLFVDADYRQPVRSLQKSGTFTLYTSDPYTAKDLSAELATSTATQLDKQSVEIQVDKICLHSEDYFPISVSSRNFGNTLYWNSQAIDKHGLLALDFSGTVTATGVDVKKVKVGDRVVACYPAAASSRVRIPGAVCFNVKKFPCFQNVPCVSYFIIAWEIFNQRLPKGKHGRTLGIISSEPSSVLCHVLSAAAAEMGWRAVLARPTPDEFQHINLCNALVVLPPVNKLSQDDLAHMYFLKDVVIVCGNRQSECIQNVSGIDHEDISFHILTLSSIFQKAFLKELQKTVHAWISAMDMKQFRHLSGSVLQQTENFERINSAMSYFTCKSVPLAVLRRQKDVSMLSDIPLYESQKKMFKQNAVYVVAGGLTGLGFETVKFIAENGGGCIAILSRKIPDNEKQQEMKALQHQYKESKVVSVQCDVTSTSDVEKAFQSIANIFAGSPIKGVFQSAVVLHDGHLEVLTLSDFQKVLSPKVAGTLNLHWATRGQELDYFVCYSSVTSFLGNSTQANYAAANSFLDVFCLYRRNCGLSGQSINWGALNLGILLNQKHIQNILASKGIDILQVHEIHEYLRKSLLMNNPQQAVTKLNFQALLHHVFSRITALKSRFVSLLSEEFRNLPETSEETQDQDTALIKSEDYITSLVSDLTGLNRDELTMNTRLSSLGIDSMLAMTIQNRVFQERKVDIPLLKLLDPHTTLSSIVVVLEETSNANRIVETKNAAVESAENGSWL, encoded by the exons ATGGAGACAGAGACTGGAGATGAAATTGCTGTTGTGGGAATAGGATGCAACTTTCCTGGAG GTGATGGAATTGACCATTTCTGGAAGGTCCTGGAGGAAGGCAAAAACTGCACAGTAGAAATCCCCCCTGAGAGATTTAATGCCAAAGAGTGGTATGATCCAGATGACAACAAGCCAGGAAAAATATGTACAACGCGAGCTGCTCTTCTCAATGA ATTTAATTCATTTGACAACCACCTGTTTGGGATTAATAACATGGAAGCTGAACGCATGGATCCACAACAGAAGTTACTGGTAGAATGCACATACAAAGCCCTGGAGGATGCAGGAGTCCCTGTAGAAGCTGTCAGTGGCACCAAAACAGGTGTTTTTATTG GTCTTATGAATCGAGACTATGAAATCGTAACAAGCAGAGCCGTGAGTGAAATAAACCATTATGATGGTACCGGGACAGCAATGAGCATTGCTGCTAACAGGGTGTCATTCACATTTAACCTGACTGGACCATCCCTGGCTATCGACACTGCATGTTCATCGTTTCTTTTTGCTCTGCACTACGCCTTGCGAGCAATTAAATCAG GAGACTGTGAGGCAGCAATTTGTGGTGGAGTGAACTGCATAATAGATCCCCGCACCTTTGTATCTCTCAGTAAAGCAAAAATGATCTCTCCAGAGGGAATAAGCAAACCCTTCTCCAAAAAGGCAGATGGCTATGGAAGGGGAGAAGGTTGTGGTGTTGTTTTCCTCAAACCACTGAAAAAG GCAAAGGAAGACTACAGCAAAATCTGGGGTGTTATAAACATCAGCGCAGTAAATCAGAACGGTAGGTCTGTGACTCCAATCACAAGACCATCTCAAATAGAGCAAGAGAAGTTATTGCGCAGCATTTATGAAACTCATGTTGATCCTTCAGTTGTGCAGTACATTGAAGCACACGGTACAGGAACTGCTGCTGGAGATCCTACTGAAGCTGAAAGCCTGGGTAGTGTCATCTGTAAAAACAGGTCTTCACAAGCTTCCACTCTGAAAATCGGTTCAGTGAAAGGAAATATTGGCCACACAGAAtcggctgctggagcagcagcgtTAATCAAAGTGCTCCTGATGATGCATCATGGAAAGATTGTTCCATCCTTGCATTACTCAAAGGAGATGAGCAGCATCGATACAGAGAAGTTAAACCTTGCAATTCCCACAACTGTAGAGCCCTGGGAAGAATCCAGTGAGTATGGAAGAGTAGCTGGCATCAACTGCTTTGGCTTTGGAGGAACCAATGCTCACGTTGTAGTCAGGCAGGTTAAGCAGCTACAGCCTCTTCCTGCCTTTAAGAGGCCCCTTGAGCTAGTTCTGCTGTCAGCAGCATCAAGTAAGTCCCTTCAGATGACAATGGCTGATACAGCTGACCAGCTGAGCTCAAGAAACGCCATAACTCTCCCAAGCCTGGCCTATACGTCTGCCTGCAGAAGAAGCCATGCCAACTGTAGGTACCGAAAAGCATTTGTCACAAATTCTCTCCAGCACTTGCAGCAAGAGGTTATGTCGGCAGCGAGCGCTGAAGCGGCCATGTCAAAGGTGGGACCGCAGCTGGTGTTTGTGTTCTGTGGCAACGGCGTAACGCTGAAGGAGTTCAGTGAGGCACTGCTGAGCTCAGAGCCAGTGTTCAGAGACAAGTGTGAGGAAGTAGAAGCGCTTTTTCAGAAACACGCTCCCATCAGCCTCCTGCCAGGAAGAGGTCATAGCCCAAAGGATCTGTTGAATCCAGAGCTTTCCCAGCCCTTCCTTTTTACCCTGCAGGTTGCCTTATCTTCCCTTCTGAAATACTGGGGTATCAAGCCAGTTGCTGCTGTTGGCCACTCGGTAGGGGAAGTGGCTGCTGCGCATTTTGCTGGGTACCTTTCCCTGGCAGATGCAGTCAAAGTGATTTATCACCgcagcaggctgcaggcaaaGACTGCGCGTGGCAGAATGCTGGTGGTCGGAAACATCCCTGTTCAAGAGATTGCCGAATATCTGCATCCCTATTTGGGAAGGGTGTGCATTGCAGCTTTCAACAGCCCCGTTTCCTGCACCTTGTCTGGGAATTCAGACTCTGTGGATGCCGTCCAGAGGGATTTAGCTCAGGCTTTTAGCCAGAGACACATCTTCCTTCAAGTTTTAAATGTCCCAGCTGCATACCACAGTCCCAGCATGGATATGATACTTGGGGAGTTGGAAGAGAACATACAGCCTGTAGAAAAACGCAAGGGGGAAATTGAAGTGATTTCAACGCTGACTGGGATGGCTGCTTCTGAAAGTGACTTTGCTCAAGGCAAATTCTGGGCCCAGCATACCCGTGAGCCTGTTGCTTTCAGTCAAGCCATCAGAACTGCAGCTAGAGACAGGGAAAATGTGGTGTTTGTGGAAATCAGTCCCCACCGAGCATTGCAGCGAAGCATAAAGGAAACTCTAGGACAAGACACAAAGGTGTTCTCTTCGTTGCAAAATGGTGCAGAGTATCAGACGCTCCTTTCCCTGGTAGGAAATCTGTTTGAACTGGGCTGTAATCCCAACTGGCAGCACCTTTATAATGGGTATCAAAGTGTTCCACTGGCCATTCCGCGGTATCAGTTTGATCGCAAAAAGCTCATGGCCTGTCTGGATATCCATCAACAAGCAAACCAAAGAGGTGTCAGCTCCAGCCATCCTTTGATTTATGGCGTAAACAACAACAACATGGAGTTTGGCTGCCTGGTGTCTCAGGACACGACATCATACTTATATGAGCACAAGAACAATGGCGTGGCTTTAGTCCCTGGTGCTTTTTATGTGGAGCTTGGTCTGGCCTCTGTGATGAGCAGTTCAAGACCTAAAGTGCCTCTGAGTATCTGCCAGATGAGTATCAGGTTTTCTGCACCGTGTGTTCTCACACAGAGTTCCCAAGTCTTGAGTGTCAAGCTGAGTCCACAAAAAGCAGTGACAGGCTTTGAGATAGTCTCTTCCTCCAACGCAGTTTATGCTGCAGGCCAAGTTACAAAGGGGTCTGAAGCTGTGGTGGAAGAAAGCACCATTGCCTTCCAAGACATCTATCAAAGATGCAGGTCAGTGATTAGCAGAGAGGAGGTTTACGAAGCACTGTCTCAGGTTGGCTTTCAGTACGGCTCCATATTCAGGCAGCTCAGTGATGTGTATTATTGCCAGGAACTCAGGGAAGCTATAACAAACATAAAGGTGAACAAGGAGACCGTCAGAGAGATGTATAACTACTGTATCCATCCAGTGCTGCTCGACTGTTTTCTGCAGATGACCGCTGTCATGACCTCGAGGACGTTCCGGTCCAGAGCAGGCTTTCCTTCAGGCATAGGCAGCCTGGTGGTGCTCCGACCGCTGGAGGAAGAAATGATGATATATATGAGAACAAGCAAATCCATTGGGAACTGCCTAGAGGTCTGTGGATGCTTTATGGACAAACGTGGCTCCGTTTTGGCTGAACTCAAGCGCGTTGCCATCACTTTCATGAAGGAAGCATCTTCTAGAGACAATGAGTTTATGTTTGAAAACAAGTGGAAAGAACTTTCTCTTTCACAGACAATTGGACATTTGGGGGCTATGCCCAGAGTCCTAGTGTTTGCTGACAAATTTGGGATAGCTGAGCagctcagaaaatatttgcatccTGATTCGAGATACGTGATGTATGAAGACTGGGAAGCCCCCTTGGAAGGCCACACACAGAATAAAATGAGAGCAGAGGTTGAGGATTATGATGAAATTCTGTTCCTGTGGGGAATTCAAAAGTTAAACGAATATTTCCCAAGCAAAGTGGTAGACCAATTGGCAAAGTGTTGTGAAGCCTATCGCCAAGTTATCGTGGCATTAAGAGAGAAAACGTCCCCCTGTTCAGTCAGAGTGATCACCTACAGAACAACAGAAAGATACGTAGACCATGTTAACTGTGGGTTTGCATTGTATGGCATGACCAGAACTTGTGTTGTTGAAGTTCCAGAAATCACATTTCAGATGATTGACCTCAGCTCTTCAAGTTCCCTGGACATCTCAGTGCTAGCAGATGCTCTTGTCAAATACAAGGGTGTGGACTATCCAGAAGTTTGCATCAGCCAGGGAAGAATTTATGTGGCTGAAATCAGACGCACACTTTTCGTAGATGCAGATTACAGACAGCCTGTAAGATCTCTCCAGAAGTCAGGAACATTCACTTTGTACACGTCTGATCCATACACAGCGAAAGACTTGTCTGCTGAACTAGCCACCAGCACTGCTACTCAGCTTGATAAACAAAGTGTTGAAATTCAAGTGGATAAAATATGTCTCCACTCAGAAGATTATTTTCCCATTAGTGTTTCCAGTCGTAACTTTGGTAATACACTGTATTGGAATTCACAAGCAATAGACAAACACGGGCTTTTAGCTCTGGATTTCAGTGGCACAGTAACAGCGACAGGCGTTGATGTGAAGAAAGTTAAAGTGGGAGATCGCGTGGTGGCATGTTATCCAGCTGCTGCGTCATCCAGAGTTCGGATCCCAGGAGCAGTTTGTTTCAATGTCAAGAAATTCCCATGCTTTCAGAATGTCCCTTGTGTGTCATACTTTATCATTGCATGGGAAATCTTCAATCAGAGGTTACCCAAGGGGAAACATGGCAGAACACTGGGTATTATTTCTTCAGAGCCATCATCAGTTTTGTGCCATgttctttctgctgcagcagcagagatgggtTGGAGAGCAGTACTTGCGAGGCCCACTCCTGATGAGTTCCAGCATATAAATTTATGCAATGCCCTTGTTGTTCTTCCTCCAGTAAACAAACTGTCTCAGGACGATCTGGCCCACATGTACTTTCTTAAAGATGTGGTGATAGTATGTGGCAATCGACAGTCTGAGTGTATCCAGAACGTCAGTGGAATTGATCATGAAGACATCAGCTTTCATATCCTTACACTTAGCAGCATTTTCCAGAAAGCGTTTCTAAAGGAATTGCAAAAGACCGTGCACGCATGGATCAGCGCCATGGACATGAAACAGTTCAGACATCTATCAGGTTCTGTTCTTCAGCAGACTGAGAACTTTGAAAGGATAAACTCTGCAATGTCCTATTTTACTTGCAAATCCGTCCCGCTTGCTGTACTGCGAAGGCAGAAGGACGTCAGCATGCTTTCAGATATACCGCTATATGAATCCCAGAAGAAGATGTTTAAGCAGAACGCTGTGTATGTAGTAGCTGGGGGGCTCACTGGACTTGGCTTTGAAACGGTGAAATTCATAGCTGAGAATGGAGGAGGGTGTATTGCAATACTCTCCAGGAAAATTCCAGACAATGAGAAGCAACAAGAGATGAAGGCTTTGCAGCATCAGTATAAAGAGAGCAAAGTAGTGTCCGTGCAGTGCGATGTTACTTCAACCAGTGATGTGGAGAAAGCTTTCCAGTCCATTGCGAACATCTTTGCAGGGAGTCCCATCAAAGGTGTGTTTCAGAGTGCGGTCGTTCTGCACGATGGCCACCTTGAGGTTCTGACCTTATCTGACTTTCAGAAAGTGCTGAGCCCCAAAGTAGCAGGGACCCTAAATCTTCACTGGGCTACCAGAGGCCAGGAGCTTGACTACTTTGTGTGCTACTCCTCTGTAACTTCCTTTCTGGGAAATTCCACCCAGGCAAACTATGCAGCTGCAAACTCTTTCTTGGATGTCTTCTGCCTCTACAGAAGGAACTGTGGGCTTTCGGGCCAATCCATTAACTGGGGTGCTTTGAACCTTGGTATACTGCTCAATCAAAAACATATTCAGAACATTCTGGCATCCAAGGGCATAGACATTCTGCAAGTGCATGAAATTCATGAGTATCTCAGGAAAAGCTTGCTTATGAATAACCCACAGCAAGCTGtcaccaaattaaactttcaagCTTTATTGCATCATGTGTTTTCTCGGATTACTGCACTCAAAAGTCGCTTCGTGTCACTTCTGTCAGAAGAATTCAGGAACCTGCCTGAAACCTCTGAGGAAACTCAAGACCAGGATACTGCCTTAATCAAATCTGAAGACTACATCACCTCGCTGGTGAGTGACCTCACCGGGTTGAACCGAGATGAACTAACCATGAATACAAGACTTTCATCACTGGGCATAGACTCTATGTTAGCCATGACCATTCAGAACCGTGTGTTTCAAGAGAGAAAGGTGGACATACCTCTTCTGAAACTGCTTGATCCTCACACAACTCTGTCAAGTATAGTAGTAGTTTTAGAAGAAACAAGCAATGCAAATAGAATAGTTGAGACAAAAAATGCTGCGGTTGAAAGTGCAGAAAATGGGAGCTGGCTATAG